The genome window TCGGCTGGGCTTCTTTTCTTTCTATGACGAACTCTGGAAACTGATTAATCTTAGAAATGACATGCAACACTCCCAGGACGGACTCTTCATCTTGGACATCCCGACATTCAACGAAGAGGCGGTGCGAGAAGCCATTCTGAATGCTATCAGTCACAGGGACTACCGACTGGGCAGCTCGGTCTTCGTTCGGCAGTATCCGTTGCGACTGGAAATCGTCAGTCCCGGTGGATTTCCACCTGGCATTTCTCTCGCAAACATCTTGTGGGAGCAGGCACCACGAAATCGACGTATCGCTGAAGCATTCGGCAGATGCGGCCTCGTGGAACGATCAGGACAAGGAATGAACCGAATATTTGAAACTTGTATCAAAGAGAGCAAACCTAGACCCGACTTTACAAACACTGATAGCGACCATGTTTGGTTGACGTTGCACGGGAATGTGACGAACCAAGAGTTTCTTCGATTTTTCGAAAAACTAGGGAGGGAACGTCTCGAGACTTTTTCTACATCTGACTTCTTGCTAGTTGACCTTGTGTCCAGGGGACAGAAGATACCAGATAGGCTTAAAGATAGCTTGTTTCGTTTAGTTGAAATTGGAGTTATTGAAAAAACTGGCCGTGGGAGGGGTTCGCAGTATGTCTTATCTCGTAAGTTCTATAAGCACCTCGGCAAAGCTGGAACTTATACAAGGAGGAAAGGCCTCGACCGGGACACGAACAAAGCACTCCTTTTGAAACATATCGAAGGCAGTCCTGACACTGGCTCTCGAATGGAAGAGTTCTACCAAGTGTTGCCAAGCCACAACCGTGGGCAGATTCAAAGTCTGCTTAGAGAGCTTCGAGACGAAGGCAAGATTCATGTTCAAGGAAAAACACGTGGGGCTAAATGGTACCCCGGTCAAATACCTCTAGGATTGCAATAAGGATTGCAATAACTGTGGAAGGTAAGTTGCGTCATCGAGTAAGGGCAAGTCTGATAATGCCGGATTCAAAGGGATTTGTGGGACCAAAGTATTGCATCTGACCATTAGACTAAATGCAATTAGAATGCAATTAAATAAGCAATTTGGAGTAGATTGATGGAGTATCGCAGAAAGCTGATTGAAGTCGCTCTCCCACTGGAGGCAATAAACAAGGAGTCTGCTCGAGAGAAATCCATCAGGCACGGACACCCATCGACCATGCACCTTTGGTGGGCGCGAAGACCGCTTGCCGCCTGCCGGGCTGTGCTGTTCGCTTCGCTAGTGGACGATCCTTCGGCATGGCCAGAGCTGTTCCCAACGGAGGAGGACCAGGAAGCGGAACGGAAGCGGCTCTTTGAAATCATAGAGCAGCTGGTTAAGTGGGAGAACTCGAACAACGAGACTGTGCTATTGATGGCCCAGACGGAGATGGCCCGCTCCATATCCCGCAACCTTGGGGACGCGATGCCAGAAGGGGCTGAAGCCATCAGGAAATACCTGGCAGAGAAAGCACCGCCCGTGTTGGACCCCTTCTGCGGTGGAGGAAGCATTCCGCTTGAGGCACAGCGCCTAGGCTTAAGAGCTTACGGCAGCGACCTCAACCCGGTGGCCGTCCTCATCACTAAGGCGCTTATAGAGATACCGCCGAAGTTTGCAGGATTGCCTCCTGTGAACCCTGAAGCTCGTGAGGAGAAACGCCTTACCGAAAAGGAATGGAAAGGGGCAGAAGGGCTAGCCGATGACGTCCGCTACTACGGAAAGTGGATGCGGGACGAGGCCGAGAAGCGAATAGGTCACTTCTACCCCAAGGTGAAGGTCACCAAGGAGATGGTTAAGGACCGCCCCGACCTCGAGCCCTACGCTGACCAGGAGCTGACTGTCATCGCCTGGCTCTGGGCTAGGACGGTACCGAGCCCAAACCCAGCTTGCAAGGGTGCGCACGTACCGCTTGTGCAGTCCTTTTGGCTTTCGACCAAGAAAGGGAAGGAAGCGTACGTACAGCCTGTTGTCGACAGAGAAGCCAATACGTATAGCTTCGAGATTCATGTTGGAAAGCCGCCAGAGGATTTCGACCCTGGCAAAGGAACGAAGGCAGGTCGTGGGGCAAGCTTCAATTGCATTATTAGTGGATCACCTATGACTAAAGATTATGTCCGAGGCGAGTTTAGAGCAAAGAGAAACTCGGATATTCTAATGGCGGTTGTCGCCGAAGGCAATAGAAGTCGTGTTTATCTAAATCCCGTAGAAAGCCAAGAGCGTATTGCGCGGTCTACCAAGCCAGGATGGAAACCCGAAATAGATATGAATACCGCTTCAAAGGATCTTGTCAGTGGGCGAGGATATGGCATCACCAAATGGCATGAACTATTCACGAACCGCCAGCTTGTGGCTCTTACCACTTTCAGCGACCTTGTTCAGGAAGCACGGGAGCAGGTACTCAAAGACGCCATTTCATCAGTTGCACTTCCCGATGATGATCGATCAATTGATGCTGATGGTATCGGTAAGACTGCGTATGCGGATGGAGTGACAACTTACCTTGGTCTCGCGTCTAGCCGAAGTGCCGACTACTGGGCTACATTAGCCACTTGGGAAACCGCGAGCGGTTTCGTAAGAGGTACGTTTGCACGGCAAGCTCTCCCTATGGTCTGGGATTTCTGCGAAGGAAACCCGATGGGCGGTGCGAGTGGGGATTGGTCTGGGGC of Candidatus Anoxymicrobium japonicum contains these proteins:
- a CDS encoding transcriptional regulator, whose translation is MQAGENEHFEFKEARTSFEFEKLVGYCVALANEGGGRIFLGITDKKPRRVVGTLAFRTLGRTKNGLMNAIHLRIDAEQIDHTDGRVLVFKVPSRPIGLPIQYKGQYFMRSGDSLVPMLPDVLKRILDEAEPDYSAEVCDKATLDDLDLNAIDIFRARWAKKSGNERLKGMAVEQLLSDAELVTNDGVTNAALVLLGKSDALSRCLSQAEVIFEYRSSDATGPAQQRHEFRLGFFSFYDELWKLINLRNDMQHSQDGLFILDIPTFNEEAVREAILNAISHRDYRLGSSVFVRQYPLRLEIVSPGGFPPGISLANILWEQAPRNRRIAEAFGRCGLVERSGQGMNRIFETCIKESKPRPDFTNTDSDHVWLTLHGNVTNQEFLRFFEKLGRERLETFSTSDFLLVDLVSRGQKIPDRLKDSLFRLVEIGVIEKTGRGRGSQYVLSRKFYKHLGKAGTYTRRKGLDRDTNKALLLKHIEGSPDTGSRMEEFYQVLPSHNRGQIQSLLRELRDEGKIHVQGKTRGAKWYPGQIPLGLQ